A window from Candidatus Latescibacterota bacterium encodes these proteins:
- a CDS encoding MFS transporter, producing MPTLTAHRREILRLLGATLFFGAASGIFASTLNNYLAEVHGFGAEARGWLEFPRELPGFLLVGVVGLLSLAMRETKMAGLAMLCAAAGAVGLGHLAPSTALLVVWVALWSLGDHILFAVDGPIGLRLAKEGGEGRRLGQLGGARNLGTILGVSLVFALAKLRGNDFGLFYVIAAALALIAGGFYLRLHTGRGEARSRRLVYRKEYGLFYAISALFGIRKQIFLVFGSWVLVALHGVPVSTMALLYFVAATLGVVLRPLLGDVIDWLGERAVLAVDELFLLLVCLIYAFASDVLSEPWDLRLLYAAYVLDQLLFALRVARTTYLKKIAKDPKDITPTISLGITIDHAVAMSLPVLSGYIWDAWGYRWVFLIAAAIALGGFFVCLRIRVPARGLGGAAEPLPLPAK from the coding sequence ATGCCCACCCTCACCGCCCACCGCCGGGAAATCCTGCGACTCCTGGGGGCCACGCTGTTCTTCGGCGCGGCCAGCGGGATCTTCGCCTCCACGCTCAACAACTACCTCGCCGAGGTCCACGGCTTCGGCGCCGAGGCCCGCGGCTGGCTCGAGTTCCCCCGCGAACTGCCGGGCTTCCTGCTGGTGGGCGTGGTCGGCCTGCTCTCTCTGGCCATGCGCGAGACGAAGATGGCCGGCCTGGCCATGCTCTGCGCCGCCGCCGGCGCCGTCGGCCTCGGCCACCTCGCGCCGAGCACCGCTTTGCTGGTGGTCTGGGTGGCGCTGTGGTCGCTCGGCGACCACATCCTCTTCGCGGTGGACGGCCCCATCGGCCTGCGCCTGGCCAAGGAGGGCGGCGAAGGACGACGCCTGGGCCAGCTCGGCGGCGCGCGCAACCTGGGCACCATCCTCGGCGTGAGCCTGGTCTTCGCGCTGGCCAAGCTGCGCGGCAACGACTTCGGCCTGTTCTACGTGATCGCGGCCGCACTAGCCCTCATCGCCGGCGGCTTCTACCTGCGCCTGCACACGGGGCGCGGCGAGGCGCGCAGCAGGCGCCTGGTCTACCGCAAGGAGTACGGGCTCTTCTATGCGATCAGCGCGCTCTTCGGCATCCGCAAGCAGATTTTCCTGGTCTTCGGCTCCTGGGTGCTGGTCGCGCTGCACGGCGTGCCGGTGTCCACCATGGCGCTGCTCTACTTCGTCGCGGCGACCCTGGGCGTGGTGCTGCGGCCGCTGCTGGGCGACGTGATCGACTGGCTCGGCGAGCGCGCGGTCCTCGCCGTGGACGAGCTCTTCCTCCTCCTCGTCTGCCTGATCTATGCCTTCGCCAGCGACGTCCTGTCCGAACCCTGGGACCTGCGCCTGCTCTACGCGGCCTACGTGCTCGACCAGCTGCTCTTCGCGCTGCGCGTGGCGCGCACCACCTACCTCAAGAAGATCGCGAAGGACCCGAAGGACATCACGCCCACCATCTCGCTCGGCATCACCATCGACCATGCGGTGGCCATGAGCCTGCCGGTGCTGTCCGGCTACATCTGGGACGCCTGGGGCTACCGCTGGGTGTTCCTGATCGCCGCGGCGATCGCGCTGGGCGGGTTCTTCGTCTGCCTGCGCATTCGCGTGCCGGCGCGCGGGCTCGGCGGCGCCGCCGAGCCCCTCCCGCTGCCCGCGAAGTAG
- a CDS encoding DNRLRE domain-containing protein — MRRIESLLLLLLMAAFAMTGCSQQGGVTSPAGPDGTSPMASSPLFGYALPDGATLTSATLNLFIVDATYMNVDVFRATRDWDEATTTWNSFNLHDGGAYDPTVLGSFATQPGGVYASVDVTAQVQAWMDGVDENLGFVLLQRPEFSSRTEYYSRERGENIPFLELTYMVNGQSVTETIDPLADTQINEESPDTAFGLFDKLYTGWRNQLEKETLIRFDLDVLPPGDGGDDCGDHNGDCDGHDGDCDGHDGGHDGDCDGHDGGWWGWGQGGHHSGGNHGGGNDCGGNGGHDGGGNHGGGWGGNGGHGGGGHGGGHGGC, encoded by the coding sequence ATGCGTAGGATCGAGTCCCTCCTGCTTCTTCTGCTCATGGCTGCGTTCGCGATGACGGGCTGCAGCCAGCAGGGCGGCGTCACGTCGCCCGCCGGCCCCGACGGCACGAGCCCGATGGCGAGCTCCCCGCTCTTCGGCTACGCGCTGCCCGACGGCGCCACCCTGACCAGCGCGACGTTGAACCTCTTCATCGTCGACGCGACCTACATGAACGTGGACGTCTTCCGCGCCACCCGCGACTGGGACGAGGCCACGACGACCTGGAACAGCTTCAACCTCCACGACGGCGGCGCCTACGACCCGACCGTGCTGGGCAGCTTCGCCACCCAGCCGGGCGGCGTGTATGCGAGCGTGGATGTCACCGCCCAGGTGCAGGCCTGGATGGACGGCGTCGACGAGAACCTGGGCTTCGTGCTGCTGCAGCGCCCGGAGTTCAGCTCGCGCACCGAGTACTACAGCCGCGAGCGCGGTGAGAACATCCCCTTCCTCGAGCTGACGTACATGGTGAATGGCCAGTCCGTCACCGAGACGATCGATCCCCTGGCGGACACCCAGATCAACGAGGAGTCCCCGGACACGGCCTTCGGCCTCTTCGACAAGCTCTACACCGGCTGGCGGAACCAGCTCGAGAAGGAGACCCTGATCCGCTTCGATCTGGACGTGCTGCCTCCGGGTGACGGCGGCGACGACTGCGGCGACCACAACGGCGACTGCGATGGCCACGATGGCGATTGCGACGGCCACGACGGCGGTCATGACGGCGATTGCGATGGCCACGACGGCGGCTGGTGGGGCTGGGGCCAGGGCGGCCATCACAGCGGCGGCAACCACGGCGGCGGCAACGACTGCGGCGGCAACGGTGGTCACGATGGCGGTGGCAACCACGGCGGCGGCTGGGGTGGCAACGGCGGCCATGGCGGCGGTGGTCACGGCGGAGGCCACGGCGGCTGTTAG
- the sfsA gene encoding DNA/RNA nuclease SfsA encodes MQFPAPLVPGRLVGREKRFFAHVVLDDGRRVTAHCPNTGSMLGCAEPGSRVWLSPADDPRRKLAWTWELVEAGTPPSLVGINTLRANRLAREGLEAGAVPQLAGFARLRAEASPVRGTRFDFLLEWEPARRLWLEVKSVTLAEGRRALFPDAVTARGLKHLDELVARIEAGDEAALLFVVQREDCDAFAPADAIDPAYGRALRAARAAGVRLLVHRLGLSPEGLNFGPALPLADL; translated from the coding sequence CTGCAGTTTCCTGCGCCACTGGTGCCGGGCCGGCTCGTCGGCCGCGAGAAACGCTTCTTCGCGCACGTGGTCCTCGACGACGGCCGCCGCGTCACCGCCCACTGCCCCAACACCGGCAGCATGCTGGGCTGCGCCGAGCCCGGCAGCCGGGTCTGGCTGAGCCCGGCCGACGACCCCCGCCGCAAGCTCGCCTGGACCTGGGAGCTGGTGGAGGCGGGCACGCCGCCGTCGCTCGTGGGTATCAACACCCTGCGCGCGAACCGGCTGGCGCGGGAGGGTCTCGAGGCCGGCGCCGTGCCGCAACTCGCCGGCTTCGCCCGTCTCCGTGCCGAGGCGAGTCCGGTCAGGGGCACGCGCTTCGACTTCCTGCTGGAGTGGGAGCCAGCGCGGCGGCTGTGGCTGGAGGTGAAGAGCGTCACCCTGGCCGAGGGGCGGCGGGCGCTCTTCCCCGATGCGGTGACGGCCCGCGGCCTGAAGCATCTGGACGAGCTCGTCGCGCGGATCGAGGCCGGCGACGAGGCCGCCCTGCTTTTCGTCGTGCAGCGGGAGGACTGCGACGCCTTCGCGCCGGCCGACGCCATCGACCCCGCCTATGGCCGGGCGCTGCGCGCTGCGCGGGCGGCGGGTGTCAGGCTGCTGGTGCATCGCCTCGGGCTCTCCCCCGAGGGCCTGAACTTCGGCCCGGCGCTGCCCCTCGCCGACTTGTGA
- a CDS encoding BamA/TamA family outer membrane protein, translating to MRWRPLLILLLLAATARADDGARYRGWTLTALTLTVDPGAPDVARREATALLEAAKPGLALASSGGLFSRRHPDFTPALLEADRRRLSLYLARRGFPRATITPSFTPAARGRRLALTLGVRPGPMARVTDLVLSGLPPDYAAFGDSLARAAADGRRFSEERLAVITTAVGDRLRAGGYAALVVEAGVTPLDSTRVRLDLAVTPGDRYVFGAPRVSGVPADLERLAASHLRVLTGKGYAPSLMARAQNDLRTLQLFRRIDLRDEPAAGDSLAVLAELAPRKPRSTSASVGTWSDHPFRVRAAWEHRNLFGGGRGLRLRGAWSPEQQQGGVDVWWPGLPRPRTTSSLGLAYVAEREASYHQDTATLEAALLIRPWTDTPTQWRPSLSVGYVRADPSSTAEQAFEAGDGLLSILALDASRDGSDDPLEPSRGTRLQARAEYSPAGVLSDYPFASGEAQAVAYATLARFTLAARVAGGLASPLGDATRLLPGKRLFAGGASSMRGYRRRELGPRDASDDPLGGRVRLLAGLELRRPLLGRVGLALFADAGQVWERPRDLRLGELAVAVGPGLLVSTPVGALRGDFAFNLRDAPDRWLFHFSVGHPW from the coding sequence GTGCGCTGGCGTCCTCTCCTGATCCTGCTGCTGCTTGCGGCCACGGCCCGCGCCGACGACGGCGCCCGCTACCGCGGCTGGACGCTCACCGCGCTCACCCTGACCGTCGACCCGGGCGCTCCCGATGTCGCGCGCCGCGAGGCCACGGCCCTGCTGGAGGCCGCCAAGCCCGGCCTCGCCCTGGCCAGCTCGGGCGGGCTCTTCAGCCGACGCCATCCCGACTTCACGCCCGCGCTGCTCGAGGCCGACCGCCGCCGCCTGTCGCTCTACCTCGCACGGCGCGGCTTTCCGCGCGCGACGATCACGCCCAGCTTCACGCCGGCGGCGCGCGGCCGCCGGCTGGCCCTCACCCTCGGCGTTCGCCCCGGGCCCATGGCCCGCGTCACCGATCTCGTGCTCAGCGGACTGCCCCCGGACTACGCAGCCTTCGGCGACTCGCTGGCCCGCGCCGCGGCCGACGGCCGCCGCTTCAGCGAGGAGCGCCTGGCGGTGATCACCACCGCGGTGGGGGATCGCCTGCGCGCTGGCGGCTACGCGGCGCTCGTGGTGGAGGCCGGCGTCACCCCGCTGGACTCCACGCGCGTGCGGCTCGACCTCGCCGTCACCCCGGGTGATCGCTACGTCTTCGGCGCCCCCCGCGTGAGCGGCGTTCCCGCGGATCTCGAGCGGCTCGCGGCGTCCCACCTACGCGTGCTCACAGGCAAGGGCTACGCGCCGTCGCTCATGGCGCGCGCGCAGAACGACCTGCGGACGCTCCAGCTCTTCCGCCGCATCGACCTGCGCGACGAACCCGCCGCCGGCGACAGCCTCGCCGTGCTCGCCGAACTGGCGCCGCGCAAGCCGCGCAGCACGTCGGCCAGCGTTGGCACCTGGTCGGACCACCCCTTCCGCGTGCGCGCGGCCTGGGAGCACCGCAACCTCTTCGGCGGCGGCCGCGGCCTGCGCCTGCGGGGCGCGTGGTCGCCCGAGCAGCAGCAGGGCGGCGTGGACGTCTGGTGGCCGGGCCTGCCGCGCCCGCGCACGACGAGCTCGCTGGGCCTCGCCTACGTGGCCGAGCGCGAGGCGAGCTACCACCAGGACACCGCGACGCTCGAGGCCGCCCTGCTCATCCGCCCGTGGACCGACACGCCGACCCAGTGGCGCCCCTCGCTCAGCGTGGGCTACGTGCGCGCCGACCCCAGCAGCACGGCCGAACAGGCCTTCGAGGCGGGCGACGGTCTGCTGTCCATCCTCGCGCTGGACGCGAGCCGCGACGGCAGCGACGATCCCCTCGAACCCAGCCGCGGCACGCGCCTGCAGGCGCGCGCGGAGTACTCGCCGGCGGGGGTTCTCTCCGACTACCCCTTCGCCAGCGGCGAGGCGCAGGCCGTGGCCTACGCCACCCTCGCGCGCTTCACGCTGGCCGCGCGCGTGGCGGGCGGGCTGGCGTCGCCGCTGGGCGACGCGACGCGCCTCCTGCCGGGCAAGCGGCTCTTCGCCGGCGGGGCGAGCTCCATGCGCGGCTACCGCCGACGCGAGCTGGGTCCGCGGGACGCGTCGGACGACCCGCTCGGCGGCCGCGTGCGGCTGCTCGCGGGCCTCGAGCTGCGACGTCCGCTGCTGGGCCGCGTCGGCCTCGCGCTCTTTGCCGACGCGGGGCAGGTCTGGGAGCGTCCGCGCGATCTGCGACTCGGCGAGCTGGCCGTGGCCGTGGGGCCGGGCCTGCTCGTCTCGACGCCCGTGGGCGCCCTGCGCGGCGACTTCGCCTTCAACCTGCGCGACGCGCCCGACCGCTGGCTCTTCCACTTCAGCGTGGGTCATCCATGGTAG
- a CDS encoding translocation/assembly module TamB: MVAAARRRRWLWLLLIPAAIVLALLFAVGLPAGRGALLRLGLGVAERRLPGAQQLGEASWPRVGRLHLENYAWTDGPDTLVALRSLDLTVNQAALLRRHLDAEALTVDGLYVDLPALSARLTKGEAPADSSAPAPLDSVLAALPSLRVRALALTDARLRVAPDLSLLRLDLAGGADVAPTAPRSLRIDSLRLHPQDAPWALEHLSAALREEPGAPWAGEVALAGRFRGLHAALAAEGALQDSLRLRLSPVALGLADGEVWPPAAARPGRAAIPRDLAGLRARSLQLTGALGEWDVAGAYGPADSLAATLAARWPSPPLAGARALLGDSLVDAIPPRLASLWTTDAAHLELSARGVVEPAPGGEFDLAAALPGLDFAAAGGASQAHVDLTARLALADLSAADGLLPAAFDSLRGRATLTASAVGAPRAPALTASLDLDAANRTLAARDLRLRLRQAPGHRRLQLRAPSGLRYGDVALDSLDLAVDLPPDSLTPLPASGRLVAAGRGLALGLRAGLRETADGFALAADSLALRSADGHHLAATRPFDAVLAPASRRLTLRDLALDGDLGTLSADGAASPDSADLRASLRLALPRAVLTRIDSLVALPTALDTLTLVIDLDAHGNAANPRADLALEASAAGPEFALPSLGVTLQQAADARRLTLALPQGLQFRASTVDSVTLALALPPDSLRVFPATGRLRAEAAGIGLSLDARVDQRGALLSLAGDSLDLRVRGRHLTSRGPFRVETDRATRLRVEGLTLSGGLGELRAAGTLDSTGVDLGVHVALDLPAGALLGLPGAADLPRADSLALGVAADVTLKGGTRDPALAAAGEVELREAGSARRLGVAVDLSRPAGDAEPLAGTLALSDANGALLSGTLALGGSLDLREHAWTPAGEEALDLALGPNTLPLARLAPYLPPSIGLEGDCRVQLAARGALDAPTLSGGLKTAQATARWNGQSWVALKGDVALGGNAARPRVTGSLATLSGNVRLPEPPRPLLPAEGGALLWDAAPATAPVVAPPPAAEQRWPDLDLTLSVPGDLWLRRSGLELELGGDLRLLRESAEAVTAQPRADGELSLRQGNAKFLGRRFDVERGIVTFFGEQAPDPALDLLLSSQLGDTKVLIAVGGTAKAPTFALSSEPEKSENEILALLLSGGASEQGGEDPGAQQQMRAAATALLSSLGVSRLQSGITWGGGFDQLEYRPGAEGQRGALMLGKYLSPRLLLQYEQSLSETSAFMVHLRYLLSRHWRIESSYAQTGPSGLELDWSRED; the protein is encoded by the coding sequence ATGGTAGCCGCGGCGCGCAGACGGCGGTGGCTCTGGCTGCTCCTGATCCCGGCGGCGATCGTCCTCGCGCTGTTGTTCGCCGTGGGACTCCCCGCGGGGCGCGGCGCGCTGCTGCGCCTCGGCCTCGGCGTGGCCGAGCGGCGCCTGCCGGGCGCGCAGCAGCTGGGCGAAGCGTCCTGGCCGCGCGTGGGACGTCTGCACCTGGAGAACTACGCCTGGACGGACGGGCCCGACACGCTGGTCGCGCTGCGCTCCCTCGACCTCACCGTGAACCAGGCCGCGCTGCTGCGCCGTCACCTGGATGCGGAAGCGCTCACGGTGGACGGTCTCTACGTCGACCTGCCCGCCCTCAGCGCCCGGCTGACGAAGGGCGAAGCGCCGGCCGACAGCTCGGCGCCCGCGCCGCTGGACTCCGTCCTCGCCGCGCTGCCCTCGCTGCGCGTGCGCGCGCTCGCGCTCACCGACGCGCGGCTCCGCGTCGCGCCCGATCTGTCGCTGCTGCGCCTGGATCTGGCCGGCGGCGCGGACGTCGCGCCCACCGCGCCGCGTTCGCTGCGCATTGACAGCCTGCGCCTCCATCCCCAGGACGCACCCTGGGCGCTCGAACATCTCAGCGCGGCGCTGCGCGAAGAGCCCGGCGCACCCTGGGCGGGGGAGGTCGCGCTCGCCGGACGCTTCCGCGGCCTCCACGCCGCCCTCGCCGCCGAGGGCGCCCTGCAGGACTCGCTGCGGCTGCGGCTCTCGCCCGTCGCGCTGGGGTTGGCGGACGGCGAGGTCTGGCCGCCCGCGGCCGCGCGGCCCGGCCGGGCGGCGATCCCCCGCGACCTGGCGGGTCTGCGCGCGCGGAGCCTGCAGCTGACGGGCGCGCTGGGCGAGTGGGACGTCGCCGGCGCTTACGGCCCCGCCGACTCCCTGGCGGCCACGCTCGCCGCGCGCTGGCCCTCGCCGCCGCTCGCCGGCGCGCGCGCCCTGCTCGGCGATTCGCTGGTGGACGCCATCCCGCCCCGCCTGGCCTCGCTCTGGACCACCGACGCGGCGCACCTGGAACTCTCCGCGCGCGGCGTGGTGGAGCCCGCCCCCGGGGGCGAGTTCGACCTCGCGGCGGCGCTGCCCGGCCTGGACTTCGCGGCGGCGGGAGGCGCGAGTCAGGCGCACGTGGACCTGACCGCGCGCCTCGCCCTGGCCGACCTCTCGGCGGCCGACGGCCTGCTCCCGGCCGCGTTCGACAGCCTGCGCGGCCGCGCGACGCTCACGGCCAGCGCCGTCGGCGCGCCCCGCGCGCCGGCGCTCACCGCCTCGCTCGATCTCGACGCCGCCAACCGCACCCTCGCCGCGCGCGACCTGCGCCTGCGCCTGAGGCAGGCGCCTGGGCACCGCCGCCTGCAGCTGCGCGCACCCTCGGGGCTGCGCTACGGGGACGTCGCGCTGGACTCCCTCGACCTCGCGGTGGACCTGCCGCCGGACAGCCTCACGCCGTTGCCCGCGTCGGGGCGTCTCGTCGCCGCGGGGCGAGGCCTCGCCCTCGGCCTCAGGGCCGGGCTGCGCGAGACCGCGGATGGCTTCGCGCTGGCCGCCGACTCCCTCGCCCTGCGGAGCGCGGACGGTCATCACCTCGCGGCCACGCGACCCTTCGACGCCGTGCTCGCGCCGGCGTCGCGGCGCCTCACGCTGCGCGACCTCGCGCTCGACGGCGATCTGGGCACCCTCAGCGCCGACGGCGCCGCCTCTCCCGACAGCGCCGACCTGCGCGCAAGCCTGCGCCTGGCCCTGCCGCGCGCGGTGCTGACGCGGATCGACTCGCTCGTCGCGCTGCCCACCGCGCTCGACACGCTGACGCTCGTCATCGACCTGGACGCCCACGGCAACGCGGCGAATCCCCGCGCCGACCTCGCGCTCGAGGCCAGCGCCGCGGGTCCCGAGTTCGCGCTGCCGTCGCTGGGCGTCACGCTGCAGCAGGCCGCGGACGCGCGGCGGCTCACGCTCGCGCTGCCGCAGGGCCTGCAGTTCCGCGCGTCGACGGTGGACAGCGTTACCCTCGCCCTCGCCCTGCCGCCCGACAGCCTGCGCGTCTTCCCCGCCACGGGACGTCTGCGCGCCGAGGCCGCGGGCATCGGCCTGAGCCTCGACGCGCGCGTGGATCAGCGGGGCGCGCTGCTCAGCCTCGCCGGCGACAGCCTCGATCTGCGCGTGCGGGGACGTCACCTGACGAGTCGCGGACCCTTCCGCGTGGAGACGGACCGCGCTACGCGGCTTCGCGTGGAGGGACTCACGCTGAGCGGCGGCCTGGGCGAGCTGCGCGCAGCCGGCACGCTGGACTCCACCGGGGTGGACCTCGGCGTCCACGTGGCGCTGGACCTGCCCGCGGGCGCGCTGCTCGGCCTGCCCGGTGCGGCCGACCTGCCGCGCGCGGACAGCCTGGCGCTCGGCGTCGCCGCCGACGTGACGCTCAAGGGCGGCACGCGCGATCCCGCGCTCGCCGCGGCGGGCGAGGTGGAGCTGCGCGAGGCGGGGAGCGCACGGCGACTCGGGGTGGCGGTGGACCTGTCGCGTCCCGCGGGCGACGCCGAGCCGCTGGCCGGCACGCTGGCCCTGAGCGACGCGAATGGCGCCCTCCTGTCCGGCACGCTCGCGCTCGGCGGCTCGCTGGACCTGCGCGAGCACGCGTGGACGCCGGCCGGCGAGGAGGCCCTCGACCTCGCGCTCGGCCCGAACACGCTGCCCCTTGCGCGCCTCGCGCCCTATCTCCCGCCCTCGATCGGTCTCGAGGGCGACTGCCGCGTGCAGCTCGCGGCGCGCGGCGCGCTGGACGCTCCCACGCTCTCCGGCGGCCTGAAGACCGCGCAGGCGACCGCGCGCTGGAACGGTCAATCCTGGGTGGCCCTGAAGGGCGACGTGGCGCTCGGCGGCAACGCCGCGCGCCCGCGCGTGACGGGCAGCCTGGCCACGCTGTCGGGGAACGTCCGCCTCCCCGAGCCGCCGCGGCCGCTGCTGCCGGCCGAGGGCGGCGCGCTGCTCTGGGACGCCGCCCCGGCCACCGCGCCGGTCGTCGCCCCGCCTCCCGCGGCCGAGCAGCGCTGGCCGGACCTCGATCTCACCCTCAGCGTCCCCGGCGATCTCTGGCTGCGGCGCAGCGGTCTCGAACTCGAGCTGGGCGGCGATCTGCGTCTGCTGCGCGAGAGCGCGGAGGCCGTGACCGCGCAGCCGCGCGCCGACGGCGAACTCAGCCTGCGCCAGGGCAACGCGAAGTTCCTGGGACGTCGCTTCGACGTGGAGCGCGGCATCGTGACCTTCTTCGGCGAGCAGGCGCCCGACCCCGCGCTGGACCTGCTGCTCTCGAGCCAGCTCGGCGACACCAAGGTGCTGATCGCGGTGGGGGGCACCGCCAAGGCGCCGACCTTCGCGCTCAGCTCCGAGCCCGAGAAGAGCGAGAACGAGATCCTCGCGCTGCTGCTGAGCGGCGGCGCCTCCGAGCAGGGCGGCGAGGATCCGGGCGCGCAGCAGCAGATGCGCGCCGCGGCCACGGCGCTGCTCAGCAGCCTGGGCGTTTCGCGGCTGCAGAGCGGCATCACCTGGGGCGGGGGCTTCGATCAGCTCGAGTACCGCCCCGGCGCGGAGGGCCAGCGCGGCGCGCTGATGCTGGGCAAGTACCTCAGCCCGCGGCTGCTGCTGCAGTACGAGCAGAGCCTGAGCGAGACGAGCGCCTTCATGGTCCACCTGCGCTACCTGCTCAGCCGGCACTGGCGGATCGAGAGCAGCTATGCGCAGACGGGGCCGTCGGGCCTGGAGCTGGACTGGAGCCGGGAGGACTAG
- a CDS encoding DUF1566 domain-containing protein, which translates to MPKLTLFAVLLLVAVPAWAGTVLVDTNLDRCFDNTAEIICPDPGHPFSGQDAQVDGAAPAYQDNGDGTVTDLVTGLMWQQSPELWNLVTWDEAVAGADTCGVGGHDDWRLPTIKELYSLIEFSGHTGMNEAESTPYIDTEYFGFRYGLESLGERMIDAQYWSSTAYAGLTMAGDLTAFGVNFADGRIKGYPREPIGPPGEETEKRTFVRYVRGNEGYGVNDFVANGDGTVTDVATGLQWQQADSGTGLNWEDALAYAEGLELAGHDDWRLPNAKELQSLVDYSRAPDATDLGAVGPAIDPIFTLGDDDGWYWSSTTHMDGPTLEWAAYVCFGIGWGWMEQPPGSGNLVRMNVHGAGCQRSDPKTGDPADYPYGHGPQGDEVRIFNLVRCVRDAGETTGSIDPGDSAPAARVTLTASPNPFNPRTTLRFTLPEAGRVRLSIVDVAGRRVDTLLDGALEAGVHTRDWTAEVGVSGVYLARLETADGVTATKLVQAE; encoded by the coding sequence ATGCCCAAGCTCACGCTGTTCGCTGTCCTGCTGCTCGTCGCCGTGCCCGCGTGGGCGGGGACCGTCCTCGTCGACACCAACCTCGACCGCTGCTTCGACAACACGGCGGAAATCATTTGCCCCGACCCCGGGCATCCCTTCAGTGGACAGGACGCGCAGGTTGATGGCGCCGCGCCCGCCTACCAGGACAACGGCGACGGCACGGTGACGGACCTCGTCACCGGCCTCATGTGGCAGCAGTCGCCCGAGCTGTGGAACCTCGTGACCTGGGACGAGGCCGTGGCCGGCGCGGACACCTGCGGGGTCGGGGGCCACGACGACTGGCGCCTGCCCACGATCAAGGAGCTCTACTCGCTCATCGAGTTCAGCGGGCACACGGGGATGAACGAAGCGGAGTCGACGCCCTACATCGACACCGAGTACTTCGGGTTCCGCTACGGGCTGGAGAGCCTGGGCGAGCGCATGATCGACGCGCAGTACTGGAGTTCCACGGCCTACGCGGGCCTCACCATGGCCGGGGACCTCACGGCCTTCGGCGTGAACTTCGCTGACGGTCGCATCAAGGGTTATCCGCGGGAGCCCATTGGGCCTCCGGGGGAGGAGACCGAAAAACGAACGTTCGTTCGCTATGTGCGCGGAAACGAAGGCTACGGTGTGAACGACTTTGTCGCCAACGGCGATGGCACTGTCACCGACGTTGCCACCGGTCTCCAGTGGCAGCAGGCCGACAGCGGCACGGGTCTGAACTGGGAGGACGCGCTGGCCTATGCCGAGGGCCTGGAGTTGGCCGGGCACGACGACTGGCGTCTGCCCAACGCCAAGGAGCTGCAGAGCCTCGTGGACTACAGCCGCGCTCCGGACGCCACCGACCTCGGCGCCGTGGGCCCGGCCATCGACCCGATCTTCACGCTCGGCGACGACGACGGCTGGTACTGGTCCAGCACCACGCACATGGACGGCCCCACGCTCGAGTGGGCGGCCTACGTCTGCTTCGGGATCGGCTGGGGCTGGATGGAGCAACCGCCGGGCTCGGGCAATCTGGTGCGGATGAACGTCCACGGCGCGGGCTGCCAGCGCAGCGACCCCAAGACTGGCGATCCGGCGGACTACCCCTACGGCCACGGGCCGCAGGGCGACGAGGTGCGCATCTTCAATCTTGTGCGCTGCGTGCGCGACGCGGGCGAGACCACCGGCTCGATCGACCCCGGCGACAGCGCGCCCGCCGCCCGCGTGACCTTGACGGCGTCGCCCAATCCCTTCAACCCGCGGACGACCCTGCGCTTCACGCTCCCTGAGGCGGGGCGAGTGCGGCTCAGCATCGTGGACGTGGCCGGCCGCCGCGTCGACACGCTGCTCGACGGCGCGCTGGAGGCGGGCGTGCACACGCGGGACTGGACCGCGGAGGTGGGTGTGTCGGGCGTCTACCTGGCGCGCCTGGAGACGGCCGACGGCGTGACGGCCACGAAGCTGGTGCAGGCGGAGTAG